In Magallana gigas chromosome 1, xbMagGiga1.1, whole genome shotgun sequence, the sequence TCGTGGATATTTTCCTGTTCATCTgcaatttcaactgtatttctttaacAGATAtgcataatttaattaaaaatcatcaaaaagtgatggattcaataacttgggacagactataaatgaAGGCGTTTTTTACCCAAACCTCCTGAAACTATTTAAAACATCACAACCTGACCATGATTAGAACAAACTTGACTTTAAaatatctgaggatgcttcgaaTTAaaccacacaagtttcagctcttctggccaaatggtttttgagaatatgatttttaaacatatactctacatgtatatattcctatgtaaaatttgaccccccccccccccccccccattgtgatCCTACCATACTCCCCAttaccataatttgaacaaacttgaatctacactatctgcaTGAGGATGCTTACACACAACTTTCatcttttctggccaaattttaatggattttgagaagaagatttttgaaaaatatcaaattttcaataaattttaattatccCCCATTCAAAGGGGCGATGACCCTTCATTTCAACAAATTTGAATCCGTCCTTTAACCAATGATGCTTTCTGCCAAGTTTGCTTGAAATTGGCCCAgaggttctggagaagatgtcgaaagtgtaaaaagtttacagacagacatgtgGACGGACAGATGCACgccagacaaaatgtgatcagaaaagctcacttgaggtTTCAGCTCAggggtgagctaaaaagcttTTGTAGTATTTTTTCTGCTTCTAACTGCGGAAAATGACAATACTTCATATATATTCCTCAGAGACATAAATAGCAGAGATTAGCAACTGATCGAAATCTCGAAGTccctattgtaaagtattcccagattaaataagtatatttttgaaattaacaattatattgaaatataatcagataaaacctattaccaaaacattcaaaatatgatattttcataaattgatgtcttataaacaatattaaaagataagTTTTAGGAGGCAGTTGGCTACCCGTCGTCCGATATTTCGCCGATCCTTTATAGCTggtcaatatattttctatatatattaatctttcttttcaattttttgtttcaaaagtgTCTAAAACCTTCAcccattttttcatttaaacaatatattattggtttaagatgatTATCTCAGTTTACTAAAATTTGAGTAATTCTCAAAGTAAGGTCGGTCccataacatttttcaaaaacgaACACGCTAATAGCGAAGTtcccaatctctgttatttacatgtacatgtatgtctctgCTAAAAACAACCTGATGAAACTTTGCGAATAAATTAGAGTTGGTGTAAATTACATACGGTTAAACAAAGACTTTTGCTATTGTAGATTTTCCATTTAAAATAACTAAATCGGCCTGCATGTGTCAAACCTTTTTATAGTTGCGTGTTCGCCTTGAAATCCTACGCAATCCTATATAATTTTGACAACAAGATTAACTTACAAATGTTgatgaagatttcatttttttggacGGTCCAGCTTCGTCTGTCATCTTGTTTGCACCTGTGTTCGTGGGAAAGTGACTGTGGCGGGAATTTCTTCTGAGTAGCTCGCTAAATTTAGACGCtcgtcgctttgccggcatcaaagacatgccgccgaagtacCCCTCGCCGACTTGGAGCTCGCTAGGTCGCTTTGTCGGCATCAAAGAACATTAAACGGGAAATAACCGTTCTGGTAAAAAATAAGGCCATCTTTCAATTATTCTAAATGAGGACTGttaaattactttatttattcacaaatgaaatataaataaatacatgcatgtatacatgagTTTATTGGTATATGTcgtataatttatatattaatttcctgaacattataaaacatcaaaatctctctctctctctctctgccagAAACTCtggtattatatttttttctgtcacgttttcagAAAAACGCTTCAGACGATTTTGGTGAAATTTGCAGAATATAAAaactgtagttttttttttcgtttcctCTTAAATTGAAGGATGTACATCAGGAAATATTATCGTCGCAAGCCATCGgctacattacatgtatttccaaaaaacaacaaatggacACATGTACAAAATCCGTGGTTTGGAACGATAGCACCGGAACAGTTAAAGACGTCAAGAAAAAATGGCAGGACATTCAGAGCCACACAAAGAAAAAGGAGGCCAACAGGTATAAGAGAATGATTAAGCACTTATTATGACATATCTAGACGGATTCACGGTGTTTTGTTGCACATGAATTTTTACTGTACATATAACACAAATTATAAAGCAATTAATGTATAATACTTATTTTCATTCCGAATCAAATTGCATGCCTGTAATCCTACAAACAGCATTGTGATATAAATAATGCATATATACCAATTATTGTACCACAGTTAACATTATAATCTGATTTACTCATTTATAATGATAGCCTTTTATTGGCTTTTAatgatcaaagaaataaaagaaaatacaaaatataatgtTGACATTATGAAAAGATTAATGTAgttattatacattttatagGAAATTTGAGCTCAGAAAGACAGGTTGAGGACCATCACCTCAAGGCCTGAAGTGTTTGGAGGAAAAGGTAATTGACTATAGTATAATTGTATTTAGGAAAATTGAATAAAAGCTATCCTTTATATGTATTAGTGAGTTTGCATGTAAGTATCCTGAAATGCATTCTTTTTGCAAAATGAAAACTTAAATTACCTAGAGTTTTGAGAtcaatatacttgtatatatatatgtaacaaaatattagaTAACTATAAAAGTGATCTtgaacaaatgaaatatgtagATGGTAATGAATATTTTGACATATCTCTTCAATAGGGTAAATGTGCTTTTAAAAAtcccttttttttaatgaagattGTGTCTAGTATCCTCTCCAATGATATCATCTCTGGTGTTGAGGGGGGTTTTGACTCATTAGACACAGCAAATTTGCCAACAGGTAAAACATGCATGCATACACACACATACAAAATCTTATTAATCAATCTGGgtataaattaaattcatgttcatacaatttttttaatcaaccttggttttttaaagatactCAGCCAAGAAAACCTCTACCAGTGTCAAATAGAAGATATGGTattgattatattttatgaGAAAACTGGCTCAAAAgcattgaatatttacatttgcataaTAGTTTCCATTTATAAACCTATTGTACACATGAAAACCCACTTATGTAAAATGTGCCTTTTTCATGCATAAATACATGTGTTAGTGATACACagcaattatgtttaaaagGCATATAAACTTAGTAGGTATGCGatcatgcatgcatgcatgcatgcatttcTTCAGACTAGTCTTTCAGTTCATATTCCAGTTAGCTAAATTCTTAACATTGCTGTttctttctaaaataatttAGTGGATAACACTGACTCTACAATGACTAGCTATGAAATGTAGGGTTTTAATTGTTGTCTGATAGAACATAAAATTTTCAGATGATGTTGAAATTGAGCCACAAGTGGGGATGGAAGCACCATTGTCTTCTGGTAAGTTAATTACTTTTATCCCCCCTTTCACACAAGGTATgggaatacatgtaattaaataccaatgtttattaattttgttaatacatgtgaTATCAAGTCATGTTTACATCCTTAGATTTATTCACACAGGTTTCTGTATGTCAGGAAAGGCTTCAAGGAGATTAAGTCCAAGTGAGTAAATAATTTTGTAGCAATTGATTAATGTTCATTACATttagaatacatgtaataatatttttcttgataGAAACATTGATTCAAACACAAATTTACAGAaagtttatttcaaaagaattaaaataccaAAACAGTAATTCATTAATAAAGAAAGATAGCATTAAAAAGGTCTATGAAGATtggagtttttatttttattttaaaaaaatatgtgtagaTATACTGTTATCGAAAATGgtgttttatataatacattCATGTATTGTTTTCGTTGTTATTTAccatttacatatatatctaataataccagtaattattaaaattttagatgaagaagaagattttcagtCCACTATGGTATGCGAAGGTATACCATCAACTGCATCAAGTAAGAACCAAATTGAGAATTATAGCTGAATAATGAAGAAACTCTATCATATCTGAACTTAAGAGTAAAACTAAAATGAAGTTTTTCAACTCCTCATTGCCATACATTCATTATGTTACATTTAAAGGACTGAATGTGCATTTCACAAAAGTATGCAATAacaaaaatgatgttttaaagtcatgttatatttattttttaggggggggggattggggGAGGGGGATGCATGTATGAGATTCTCTGACAGGTctgtgtatgggctatggtacttaGGTGGGTCCATTCTTTCAATGAGtaaaacatttactttttaagattttgaaATGCTAATGATTCTGTAAATGTGTATAGGTGACAGTACTAGTGCTAACAAGAGAAAGAAAGTACCAGTAAACAGAACTTCGTCAGAAAACAGTAAGAAATTAAACTAAATGATTGATACTTAATgctacagtaaaacatggttatacaTCTAGCAAACACACTTATACTGAATTGATGCTTATAGTAAAGTGATTGTCACTACCAGTGACTTTATTGCAATTGCTGTAAtcttgacggatataacaaattacactTATAGAGAAATAAAATTGCCCATCCCTGGCACTTTGTTATAAACATGCTTTATTGTACCCTCTTCTTTGTATGGCACATTTAATGTCTAAATCTTCTTTTCTTACTATGCATTTCAGTTTCACTCCAACAGAGAATAGTACAGATTGAGGAGGAAAAGCTGGAAGTCATGAGATGCAATTTGCAAGTTGAGAAGCACAAGCTGGAGCTCCTTGAGCAGTATGTCTCTTGGACGATGGAGTCAAGGGCAGAATACAGTAGACCATCAGTGTCATCAGTCATAGGAGGACTTTTTACatcttgattttaaatatttaaaacataaatgtctgccatattttaaattttaagtatatattcataattgggtgggtgtaaatacaacaTTTACAATGTGGTCTTATATTTTAGCATTGAATGCATATTTTTGGATATCATTGATTCGATATAACACACCAGGCTATGctgacaaattgaataccaagctgtattcaatttgtctgcactgcgttttacaaaagaacttacgacttatgaccaaattaatgaatgtttattaatcgcaaactaatcaatgttttattgtaatatctgtaaaatataattatggaaatCAAAATAGATGTGAATTAACggtttgatataaattttgttcattaaagacTGTTTTATGggactgaaaatatttacgactttgtcgtaagtttttttgtaaaatgcagcccagGTGTGTTATAGGACTGAGGAAACTTTCCtggtaaaattcttaaaatgtttacttcctctccagaaccactgggccaaaatTGCCAATCTACATTGacattcaatttgtttttatgtattCTCAAACctatattatggaatttttGCAAGTTTACCTCCCCCTGGCTGGAGCCAACATGAACCAATATGAATTTtgctgatcacattttgtctggtctttgtttgtctgtctgtctgtacatttttcaaattttttgctGCTTTTCTAGAAGCACAGTACTCGGTCAATTTCAACCACACTTGGCATCtgcttttttcataaatttgaaCACAAACACTATGTAACAATTTAACTTTGTATTACCAATAGGTattcattaaaatcaaatatgcaattaattttttacaaacatatcagtgttattaaattgtatatactcctgggctgcattttacaaaagaacttacgacaaagtcgtaaatattaaCAGTCTCGTAAAATGatctttaaagaacaaaattgacataaaatccatttttttacaaatattttaattcccataattatattttccagccataagaataaatcattgattagtTGATGATAAAATAGCATTCATTATTTTGGTcttaagtcgtaagttcttttgtaaaacgcagccctgtATTGAAATTGTACATATTGAGCGAGTCATACCGATAATttagtcatacatgtatttcagataCTTGtgcataaaactttttttcatgtGCTTCAAAGTTGGAATATGTTTTGTTAAAGAAGCATATGTACAACATCTCATCATGTTTACATACATTGATTATGTACCTGTATTCATTCGTTGTTATGTTTGACATTAGATATTTATTGttaagaatgtttttaatttacctACTCAAAAGACAGTCATTATGTAGATAAAATACactatttgataaaattgaCACTAGCTAATACTCCGATTTCATGCACATTTGCAAACTTATGTGCAATTCAATATACATGCTTTCtcttaaatgtaaacaatgataTAATTATAGTTGTAGGCATATCCatacttattttcatttacatgtatttaagtcaatatgtattaaaagaaatatatttatacatatttgtcaaaagtcaatgttacatgtatgaaatgtatatgtgtttaatttaattattatttatcacaactgaaaattacatatttgttaaatttccaTGTTTTGAACATTGGTCTGTGTtaactttataatttaattacattCATTGATATCACAAATAGAAATATCTAACTGTCTTTTTTTCTGGCAAGTAGACTGTAAATGCAAAAAACTACTTATAGAGCAAATCTCTGGATGAGCCTTTGTCGTATAGTCAGGCCAGCAGCGTCAGCATTTGCTCCAGGCTGAGGAACCCCCTGATCTGGATGGAAATTGAGCTCCATGTCATCTACTGGCAGCTTGATGTCCATACACAGGTCGTGCAGCTTGAACACAGCTGTGATTATTTGAACACTTTTGGCAGGTCTAAATAAAAGCATCCCTCCAGATTTATGTATGCACCTGAAAGTAAACAAAGTAGGTTTCCTCACTGATTCTTGGGTTTGACCCCGTTGAAAATCGTATGATTGTATAAGGAAAAAAAGTATGGATATTTTTAAATCCCGTAGGTCATCGTTGTTCATGAGTAATCATTAACTAAATCTGGTTTGCAAACAACAAGAGCCCGTTCAACAACAACGCTTGTTTTGCTGTGGGCGGAGTTGTAATTTTCCTCTGCCTTGCTGCTCGGGTTAGCTTTTGGGGTCATCGTGTAACTTCGCAATGCATATGCCGAGTCTCCAAGAAGCCAACCGTCAACTCTGTGGAAAGATGGGAATATAGGATCTCTTATGATTTGCTATGGTATAGGGTTTTTATCCAACGAGCCACCGACATGGTTAAAATAtagtaaatttttaattgatcaTGTGGCAGTAAAAACAGAATTTACAACAAGacaattgattttgtatttacCTCCAACCGGTAAATTCGATATTTATAACATATACGTGcaaattgataacatttatttattttattaattttgttgagATTAAATTCCAATACCTTGTTTCCATATGGGTTTTCAGTGCGGAGTTTGAAAACATGAACGCATCGTGGGTTGACCCAGGCCATTTGCAAACTAGATTGGTAAaccttgaaattaaaaataatgcgAATTTCAATTACAGATTTTCTCGGTATTCATTTAACGTAATATAATATTGTAGTTCTGTTgaatgaaagaaagaaagaaaagagaaGAATGATCACCTTAAAGAAGCGTCAGCAACCACTTGTACGTTCATAGCGTGGAAGCCCTTCCGACAGACGTACTCTGGTTCATTGTCTTTGGGTGCTATGATAGGAATTTAAGTCCCATCAACGGCACCGAGGACGTTTGGAAATCCCGCAATCtgataaaattcatgttttgtaCGAATTGCATCATTACCTACAACAGTAAACATGCTGATTTTAAAGAGCGTCCCATTCATGtagatgtatatatacaaagatGTACTAAAATTCAATAgatgtaataattatatttaatacatCTGAAATCAAtgatatctatacatgtatagcgGAACATGTACTAGAAATTTAACTTGTACACACCAGTTGGAAAATTGATGTTATGGAGCCTATTGCAAATGCTTTTGGTCACGTTATGAATTGCTCTAGAAACACTAGCTCTAGAAATCCCGTGTAGGTCGCCGCACTCAGAGAAAAAAGCTGCCTTCGACAACTATCTTACTGTCACTAGAACCTGAAAAAAGTGTACGTACCATAAATAATTGAACCTCTATTTCATCCGTGTGTctgagagagaggagagagagagagagagagaggagagagagagagagagagagagagagagagaacttgccatacatttacatgtagatgtagATAGGGGTGGGGTGTTGGAAGAAAATCAAGACCTTGGTTTCGTTGTAATTACTATTCAAACATAGATTCACTTACAGCAAATATTCTCAATGTcttttatgtataataataagcccggtatttacattattttcagTACAAACTTGAAAGACGGCATTCAACCAAAATGaatgaattcatttttgttGTGCACTACGATACTTTATAACATATAGTATACAATAATTTTTCATGGGGTTATGGTTTATAATGGTTCaaatatacttatatttatacGTATGTAACTTTCTATTGTATTCTCATCAATTTACTATATGCATCTTTAAACACCAGAAGATGCCAAGTTAATGCTGTCgttttatactattttttttaaaaagcaagttACTTATTTGTTACCGGTGTAATTTGCATTTTacttgatatatatttacaaaatgttacataatattaaaatgttcttatatttaaaaagatgCTATATCGTTTGCGAAATCGTATCTAGGCCTACATaaactctctttctctctctctctctctctctcatctctctctctctctctctctctctctctctctctctctctctctctctctctctctctctctactgcACACCTAATCATAGAGCGAACATTGTCAATgtgtaatttaataaaaaaggtggaaaaaagttaaaagtatATAGATTTTATAGTATAAAAGTTATAAAGTAAGGTCTTTGTATTA encodes:
- the LOC117685544 gene encoding uncharacterized protein isoform X2, with amino-acid sequence MEAPLSSGFCMSGKASRRLSPNEEEDFQSTMVCEGDSTSANKRKKVPVNRTSSENISLQQRIVQIEEEKLEVMRCNLQVEKHKLELLEQYVSWTMESRAEYSRPSVSSVIGGLFTS
- the LOC117685544 gene encoding uncharacterized protein isoform X1, with product MEAPLSSGFCMSGKASRRLSPNEEEDFQSTMVCEGIPSTASSDSTSANKRKKVPVNRTSSENISLQQRIVQIEEEKLEVMRCNLQVEKHKLELLEQYVSWTMESRAEYSRPSVSSVIGGLFTS